One segment of Mus caroli chromosome 6, CAROLI_EIJ_v1.1, whole genome shotgun sequence DNA contains the following:
- the LOC110295606 gene encoding crooked neck-like protein 1, with product MASSTVAKKEQRLPKVAQVKNKAAAEVQITAEQLLREAKERELELLAPPPQQKITDADEFNDYKLRRRKAFEENLRHKRTVISNWIKYAQWEESLKELDRARSIYERALDVDYRNLTLWLKYAEMEMKNRQVNHARNIWDRAITTLPRVKQLWYKYTYMEELLGNVAGARQVFERWMEWQPEEQAWHSYINLELRYQEVERARTIYERFVLVHPAVKNWIKYARFEERHACVARARKVYERAVQFFGEEHMDQHLYVAFAKFEENQKELERVRVIYRYALDRISKQEAQELLTNYTIFEKKFGDRRAVEESIVRKRRFHYEEEVKANPHNYDAWFDYLRLVESEAEAHTVREVYERAIASVPPVLEKRHWKRYIYLWVNYALYEELEAKDPVRTRRVYQASLQLIPHTKFTFAKMWLYYAQFEIRQKXLPLAXRALGTSLGKCPKNXLFKAYIALELQLREFDRCRKLYEKFLEFGPENCASWIKFAELETILGDVERAXAIYELAISQPRLDMPELLWKSYIDFEMEQEEPERTRNLYRRLLQRTQHVKVWISFAQFECSSGXEGSVAKCRQIYQEANRSMRHCEDKXERLMLLESWRTFEGEFGTVADKERVDKLMPEEVRKRRKVQADDGSDAGWQEYRDYIFPEDAAQQPNLKLLAMAKLWKKQQQEREAAGQEPDKDRNESESSSL from the coding sequence ATGGCGTCTTCCACCGTGGCCAAGAAAGAGCAGCGCCTTCCTAAAGTGGCCCAGGTCAAAAACAAAGCTGCGGCCGAGGTGCAGATAACTGCAGAGCAGCTCTTAAGGGAAGCGAAAGAGAGAGAACTCGAGCTCCTCGCGCCTCCACCTCAGCAGAAGATCACAGACGCAGACGAATTCAATGATTACAAACTCCGGAGAAGAAAGGCCTTTGAAGAAAACCTCAGACACAAGAGGACTGTGATCAGCAACTGGATCAAATACGCACAATGGGAGGAAAGCCTGAAGGAGCTCGATAGGGCTCGATCCATCTACGAGCGTGCTTTAGATGTGGACTACCGCAATCTTACCCTCTGGCTGAAATATGCAGAGATGGAGATGAAGAACCGCCAGGTCAACCATGCCCGAAACATCTGGGACCGTGCCATCACAACTCTGCCCCGAGTCAAGCAGCTCTGGTACAAGTACACGTACATGGAGGAGCTGTTGGGCAACGTCGCTGGTGCTCGTCAGGTGTTTGAGCGCTGGATGGAATGGCAGCCTGAGGAGCAGGCCTGGCACTCNTACATCAACTTGGAGCTGAGATACCAAGAGGTGGAGCGGGCCCGCACCATTTATGAACGCTTTGTGCTCGTGCACCCNGCTGTGAAGAACTGGATCAAGTATGCTCGCTTTGAAGAGCGGCACGCTTGTGTTGCTCGTGCGCGGAAAGTCTACGAGAGAGCCGTGCAGTTTTTCGGCGAGGAGCATATGGACCAACACCTCTATGTGGCCTTTGCAAAATTTGAGGAGaatcagaaagaactggaaagggtGCGAGTTATCTACAGATATGCCCTGGATAGGATTTCCAAACAGGAGGCCCAAGAACTCTTGACAAACTACACCATCTTTGAGAAGAAGTTTGGTGACCGGAGGGCTGTAGAAGAGAGCATCGTGAGAAAACGCCGGTTCCACTATGAAGAAGAAGTGAAGGCGAATCCGCACAATTACGACGCGTGGTTTGATTACTTACGCTTGGTGGAAAGTGAGGCAGAAGCCCACACCGTGCGGGAAGTCTATGAGAGAGCCATCGCCAGTGTGCCACCGGTGCTGGAGAAGAGGCACTGGAAGCGCTACATCTACCTCTGGGTTAACTATGCGCTCTATGAAGAGCTGGAGGCCAAGGATCCCGTGAGGACGAGACGCGTCTATCAAGCGTCTCTGCAGCTCATTCCTCACACAAAGTTCACCTTTGCCAAAATGTGGTTATATTACGCCCAGTTTGAAATACGACAGAAGAANCTGCCNTTGGCCAGNAGAGCTTTGGGNACTTCCCTAGGCAAATGTCCAAAGAACNAGTTGTTCAAAGCCTACATAGCCCTGGAGCTGCAGCTTCGAGAGTTTGACAGATGCAGGAAGCTTTATGAGAAGTTTCTGGAATTCGGACCTGAAAATTGTGCCTCGTGGATCAAGTTTGCAGAGTTAGAGACAATCCTTGGTGACGTTGAGAGAGCTCNGGCAATCTATGAATTAGCCATCAGCCAGCCGCGCTTGGATATGCCAGAGCTACTTTGGAAATCCTATATTGATTTTGAGATGGAGCAGGAAGAGCCCGAGAGAACACGGAACCTTTACCGACGGTTGCTTCAGAGAACACAGCACGTCAAGGTGTGGATCAGTTTTGCTCAGTTTGAGTGCTCTTCTGGGANTGAAGGAAGTGTGGCGAAATGCAGACAGATTTATCAAGAAGCCAACAGATCCATGAGACACTGTGAGGACAAAGNAGAGAGGCTTATGCTGCTGGAATCCTGGAGAACTTTTGAAGGGGAGTTTGGAACCGTAGCAGACAAGGAGAGAGTAGACAAACTCATGCCAGAAGAggtcaggaagagaagaaaggtccAGGCCGACGATGGTTCTGATGCCGGATGGCAAGAATACCGCGACTACATCTTTCCAGAGGATGCGGCCCAGCAGCCTAACCTCAAGCTTCTGGCGATGGCCAAGCTGTGGAAgaaacagcaacaggaaagagaagctgccGGACAGGAGCCAGATAAGGACAGGAATGAGAGTGAATCCTCATCTCTCTAA